From the Nostoc sp. PCC 7107 genome, the window ACAACCTTCAGTTCAACAGAAAGTCAACGCACCTGCTCAAGTTGCTGCTACAACACCAAATAACTCAGCATCCACAACAAAAAAACCAGCACAACCTTCTGCTCAACGCAAAGTTCAAGCACCTACTCAAGTTGCTGCTACAACACCCAACAAAAAGACCAAACCAAAAGCATCAGTTCAGCGTACAAGAACCACAGCACCTGCTAAAGTCGCTAGTAATGAAACTGACTCAACAACATTAAAACAACCACCTCAACCACAGGCACTAAATACTAAAGTTGAAGTTGCCAGCACTGCTGATGCTGCCAAAAAATCGGAAGAACTCTCTAGTTCTTTGACCAAACAACCACAACAAGGTCAAACTACAACAGCTTCTGCGTCAACTACAATTGCGGCCAAAGCACCAGAAGACCTAGCAACTTTTGTAACTCAACAAAGGTCGCAAACAGTAACAGCACTCTCAGAAGTAGCTACCAACGAAACTGATACAACTACTGATAATTTCGGGAATTTTTTAGCTAAACAAGCATCTCAATCACAGTTTCCTGATGTTACGACAACTGCATCTACCGAAGCAACTAGTGAAACTTCGATAAGTTCTCATGACTTAACCACTTTCTTAACTAAACAACCACCTCATTCATCAGTTCAATATCAAGTTGCCAATGTACCTGCTGAAGTTCCAACTACCAGCCAGACATCAAAAAAATCGGAAGATTTATCAGCGTTTTTAACAAAACAACCTACTCATCGACAGGTTCCACAAAAAACTGCAACTAATCCTATTCCTACAACAAGTTCATCAGCAGAATCAACGACAGAACCTCTCAACACTAAACCCGCTGAAATACAGCCGAAGAAACAAGGGGTAGATGTCAGCACGAATACATTAAATGTAGATGATAACTCACGCATAACTTTCACTCAAACAGCAAGCTCAAATTTAGAAAATTTATTGCTTGGAGTAATCATTAACAGGAGAGAAGTAGGTAACTTAGATGTTATCCGTCAAGGAAATACTTTGCTGTTGCCTTTAGATGATTTTGCTAAATTTGCTGGTATTGCAGTTGAAACAAAAGATAATAATACATATTTAAACACGCCTTTAGGTGCAATTAATCTGACTGAAGATGATATTCAAAATTTTAAAGGTGTTAACTATATTAGTGATGCTTTTATTAGAGATAAATTATCTTCTAATATTGAATTTAACTCTTTGGATCTAGCTTTGATTATTGATTTACCTTGGCGTGGTGATGGTACAGCATATACAAATGAAGCAGTTAACTTACAACCAGATGTATTTGCCCCACTCAATGGTTTTTCTAATTTAAGGCAAGAGTTAAATATTGTTAATAATGCTGGGGATGTAAATTTACGCAGTTCTACACTTTTAGGTGGCAGATTAGCTGGTGGTTTATGGCGTGTACGTGTCAATAATAATTTTGAAAATTCTCCTGATGTATCTGAATATTTTTATTATAAACGTAATGGCAGATTCCTTTATCAAGTTGGTCGTCAACAAATTGGTATAAGCCCACTAGTAAATAGTCTGAATTTGACAGGAGCGCAATTCGGTTATACAAATATACCAACAAATCGCTTTAATCAAACTAATAGTGCTAATGAGTTATTACCGAGACGTTCTAGACCTTTACAAACTTTCCAAGGTGTAGTTCCACCTGCTAGTTTTGTGCAACTCAGGGTTTCTGGAATTGTTGTGGCACAACAGCAAGTGGGATTTGATGGCAGATATGAATTCGTTGATGTTAATTTACCTGTTGGACAAAATAATCAGATTGAAATTTTAGTTTTTGAACGCAATAATCTCAATGTTCCCAGTGAGATTCGATCTGTGAGAATTAATGCTTCTGACTTATTACTTCCAGCAGGTGGGAATGTTCAGTTAGCTGGGGTAGGTTTAACTGGAAATTTAGTTCAAAATTCTTTATTTGATAATAACAGTGGGGTTGATGCTGGTCAGTTTGCTGGATTTTATCAAATTCGTCAAGGTCTTTCTAATAATTTAACTTTTGAAGGTTCTGTACAGGCTATTCCTAATACATTACAAAGTCAAGCTGGGTTGGTTTGGCGAGTAGCTAATCCTTTGGTTTTGTCTGCTAGTGTGGGTAATTCTTTTGGTAAGTTAGGCTATAACACTGATTTAGATATCCAGTTAGGAAAATTAGATATTACAGCTAATTCTCAATCTTATCCAAACGGATATCGTAATGGGAAGAACTCTGGTGAGTTTTTTAACCATAGTGCAGAAGTAAGTTATCGATTTAATAATAATTTTCAGTTAGGTTTTCTAGCCCGCAGCCGTAAAAGTGGTAGTGATTCTAATGATTATATTTCACCTACTTTCTCTTTACGGCCTTTTGCTCGTTTATCTTTAAGCGGTAGACCTGATATTACCGGACAATATTTATTCAATGCTTTTTATCAAGTCAATCGTGCTGCCAAACTATCTTTTAATACTTATGGCGATAGATATGCTAGTGATCTAAGTTATGACTTTAATCGCAGTTATCAGCTGTCTTTAGGTACTGATTTTGGTGGTAATTATGCTACTCGCTATACAGCTACGTTGAGTTATAACCCTCCAAGTATTAGACAACTAAGTTGGCGAATGGGGCTGGCTTACCGTGAGGGAAATTTTGGGCCGATTGTTGGTGCTAGTATGCAGGTATTGCCTGGGTTATTTGCCAGGGTTGAATATCAAGGTATTCCCTTTGCTGGGAGAAGAAATAGCTTTGGTGGTTTTGATGACGATCGCCTGACAGTATCATTAGTCTCAGACTTATCGTTTGCTGGTGGTAGAGCCGTTCCCAGTAATTTTAGCTCTTTAGGTAAGGATCGCGGTGCGATCGCCGGACGTATTACTGTCTCCGATGAAAACAAAGGTTACGACTTAAGCGGTGCTAGTGTAAGGATCATAAATAACCACAACAAGCCTGTTGGCGGTGCAAAGACTGACTCTAGCGGGAACTTCTTTGTCGGTGGTTTGCCAGAAGGTATTTATCGAGTCGAAGTTGACCCAGAACAATTACCTGTAGAACTTACCTTACCAAAAACAGGTAGGGTAGCTGAGGTGGGAATGGCAGGTGTCACTAATGTAGATTTTGCCGCCAGATTAGAATATGGTTTAGCTGGTCGAATTACCGATGTTGCAGGTCAGCCAATGTCTGAGGTGCGGGTAGAACTAGTAAATGTTGCTGGTACAGAAGTTTTATCAGCGATGACCGACGAATTTGGTCTGTATCGTGTAGATGGTGTTCCCGTTGGCAAGTATACATTGCGGGTTCCGCCTCAAGATGCGATCGCCAATAGTGAGACTTTCCCCAAGCGCGAGGTAAATATTCACAACGAATTCGTCTACGACCAAAATCTGCAATTACCAATTTCGACAGCAGCCAAAGAAATTAAAGAAAAATAATCCAAAATCTCAAATTTAAAATCTAATATTTTCTAGCTTTTGTAAAAAACTAACTTCTCGTTCATTACAGATTTCCACTACTATGTTTATTGTTCTCCAGTCGTGTGGGCTACTTCTGGCTACCCGCAGATCGTCATGCCGAAATCTAAAAAGAGCGCCAATCCCATCAATCTCAACGATCCACAATACTATCTCAACCGAGAGTTAAGCTGGCTGGAATTTAATCATAGAGTACTACACGAAGCTTGCGATTCACGCACACCACTTTTAGAAAGACTGAAGTTTTTAGCCATCTTCAGTTCTAATTTAGATGAATTCTTCATGGTGCGGATTGCTGCTTTAAAGCAACAGGTGGAAGCGAAAGTTACTCAGTTAACGCCTGATGGACGTACCCCGCAACAACAACTGGATGATATTCGCTTAAATCTTAGTCCGCAAGTAGTCAAACAGCATCAACATTTTGAACAAGTCCTGCGTCCACTATTGGCCAAGGAGCGTATTCATATCCTTGACTACATTAATTTAAACCAGAAACAACGGACTTATTTAGATAATTATTTTGAAGAACAAATCTTTCCAGTTTTGACTCCTTTGGCTGTTGATCCTAGCCATCCTTTCCCCTACATTTCCAATCTCAGTTTAAATTTGGCAGTTGTTGTCAAAAACCCAGATACCGAAGAAGAATTTTTTGCTAGAGTCAAAGTCCCTAGCGTTTTACCACGATTTTTGCCTTTACCACCAGAGTTAGGCATTCAAGAAAATGGACAACCCGCCAACTGGACAGGTGTACCTTTAGAACAGGCGATCGCCCATAATTTAAATGCTTTATTTCCGGGGATGAATATCCAAGAATATCACCCCTTCCGCATTACTCGTGATGCTGACTTAGCACTGGAAGAAGATGAAGCCGACGACTTGTTATTAGCCATTGAACAGGAACTACGCAAACGCCGCATTGGTGGTAGTCCTGTCAGAATAGAAATTCAATCCCAGACACCAGAACCAATTCGGACACGCTTGTTACAAGATTTAGATTTGACCGACAGCGATGTTTATCAAGTAGATGGTTTATTGGGTCTGCGAGACTTAATGTATTTCATGGCTTTGCCCTTGGCGGAACTGAAAGATCCCCCTCGTCAGTCTGTCGTCCCTCCCCGTCTGCAACGGTTACGCGAACCGCACATAGACGAAGATGTCTTGGAAATGGAAGAAGGCAAAGATTTTTTTGCAGTGATTAGAGAAAAGGATTTATTCGTCCACCATCCCTATCAATCTTTTTCGGCAACAGTTGTACGTTTTATTACCCATGCAGCCCATGACCCGAATGTCTTAGCTATCAAGATGACCCTTTACCGAACTTCCGGTGATTCACCGATAGTTAACGCTTTAATTGCAGCGGCTGAAAATGGTAAGCAAGTATCAGTATTAGTTGAATTAAAAGCCCG encodes:
- a CDS encoding carboxypeptidase regulatory-like domain-containing protein — protein: MIYQASPPLPPAEVTTLPAQDTPIAAPDKNSANPAYKTARHTVATPLPPETAPEAEFSTNGLEEWESSAESNSGEAPVLQKKSDTILADVSFTTGIPDISDKSNEDNSEKASVLQKKSGTILSDISFTSGIPEISDKSTKELDQCKTATISAQVASTSASSGQLEESPDLLTKQLVKCEPVKAPAKVAVTTPDNSAASLTKRPSQPPVTQKVKAPTQVAATTPNNSAASLTKQPSVQQKVNAPAQVAATTPNNSASTTKKPAQPSAQRKVQAPTQVAATTPNKKTKPKASVQRTRTTAPAKVASNETDSTTLKQPPQPQALNTKVEVASTADAAKKSEELSSSLTKQPQQGQTTTASASTTIAAKAPEDLATFVTQQRSQTVTALSEVATNETDTTTDNFGNFLAKQASQSQFPDVTTTASTEATSETSISSHDLTTFLTKQPPHSSVQYQVANVPAEVPTTSQTSKKSEDLSAFLTKQPTHRQVPQKTATNPIPTTSSSAESTTEPLNTKPAEIQPKKQGVDVSTNTLNVDDNSRITFTQTASSNLENLLLGVIINRREVGNLDVIRQGNTLLLPLDDFAKFAGIAVETKDNNTYLNTPLGAINLTEDDIQNFKGVNYISDAFIRDKLSSNIEFNSLDLALIIDLPWRGDGTAYTNEAVNLQPDVFAPLNGFSNLRQELNIVNNAGDVNLRSSTLLGGRLAGGLWRVRVNNNFENSPDVSEYFYYKRNGRFLYQVGRQQIGISPLVNSLNLTGAQFGYTNIPTNRFNQTNSANELLPRRSRPLQTFQGVVPPASFVQLRVSGIVVAQQQVGFDGRYEFVDVNLPVGQNNQIEILVFERNNLNVPSEIRSVRINASDLLLPAGGNVQLAGVGLTGNLVQNSLFDNNSGVDAGQFAGFYQIRQGLSNNLTFEGSVQAIPNTLQSQAGLVWRVANPLVLSASVGNSFGKLGYNTDLDIQLGKLDITANSQSYPNGYRNGKNSGEFFNHSAEVSYRFNNNFQLGFLARSRKSGSDSNDYISPTFSLRPFARLSLSGRPDITGQYLFNAFYQVNRAAKLSFNTYGDRYASDLSYDFNRSYQLSLGTDFGGNYATRYTATLSYNPPSIRQLSWRMGLAYREGNFGPIVGASMQVLPGLFARVEYQGIPFAGRRNSFGGFDDDRLTVSLVSDLSFAGGRAVPSNFSSLGKDRGAIAGRITVSDENKGYDLSGASVRIINNHNKPVGGAKTDSSGNFFVGGLPEGIYRVEVDPEQLPVELTLPKTGRVAEVGMAGVTNVDFAARLEYGLAGRITDVAGQPMSEVRVELVNVAGTEVLSAMTDEFGLYRVDGVPVGKYTLRVPPQDAIANSETFPKREVNIHNEFVYDQNLQLPISTAAKEIKEK
- the ppk1 gene encoding polyphosphate kinase 1; protein product: MPKSKKSANPINLNDPQYYLNRELSWLEFNHRVLHEACDSRTPLLERLKFLAIFSSNLDEFFMVRIAALKQQVEAKVTQLTPDGRTPQQQLDDIRLNLSPQVVKQHQHFEQVLRPLLAKERIHILDYINLNQKQRTYLDNYFEEQIFPVLTPLAVDPSHPFPYISNLSLNLAVVVKNPDTEEEFFARVKVPSVLPRFLPLPPELGIQENGQPANWTGVPLEQAIAHNLNALFPGMNIQEYHPFRITRDADLALEEDEADDLLLAIEQELRKRRIGGSPVRIEIQSQTPEPIRTRLLQDLDLTDSDVYQVDGLLGLRDLMYFMALPLAELKDPPRQSVVPPRLQRLREPHIDEDVLEMEEGKDFFAVIREKDLFVHHPYQSFSATVVRFITHAAHDPNVLAIKMTLYRTSGDSPIVNALIAAAENGKQVSVLVELKARFDEENNIYWARRLERVGVHVVYGLVGLKTHCKTVMVVRREKDRMRRYVHIGTGNYNPKTARLYTDLGLFSCREELGADITDLFNFLTGYSRQKSYRELLVAPVNMRDRFLSLIQREITNVQKGFTGRIVAKMNSLVDPQIIATLYEASRAGVQIDLIIRGICCLRPGLKDISENIRIISIIGRFLEHSRIYYFYNNSQEEIYIGSADWMRRNLDRRVEVITPIKDQDIAKDLQEILGIMLADNRQAWELQADGSYIQRRPEDDCPEANSQISFMNMALRSTGGTPNLLDSQKGLSYTE